A single Cryptococcus deuterogattii R265 chromosome 2, complete sequence DNA region contains:
- a CDS encoding alpha-1,6-mannosyltransferase: MTLTTLPHPRLLPLILAVLFLIFALSSLLFRGYTPILNPIPNSFVRRERTQNPYSLSGYKGNTISIQTVLDAGARFIAESSEHFDIVGAKRDLGIDIGGNWTLQSYADYLENTWHEFLVPQGSNADHPTLQTVISYTSLLPREQEIETAIPKLIYTTDLLEPQQLPEQFQSWITQNPDWTAMFVEDKQIDTWLEKSLGSKGIKSKAQEELLALKEKWGVVRADLFRYLVLLLNGGIYTDTDTASVLPIAQWARNPTVAAIAPLLTAIPQLISIIQDPSQSLFSTTSTSEPSLVVAIESDALSTGANWREQSFTRGIQIVQWTIMANRGHPVLLDVIGMTLRKCEEIRQMELNNGEVRKEDVNILDWSGPGAFTDAVFRYLLVRYGFHPTQASGLKEPLKVGDVIIMPVHSFRADASEGFQGAHKVVWHGFFGRWKGKTDK; encoded by the exons ATGACACTGACCAcacttccacatcctcGCCTCCTGCCCCTGATCCTCGCcgttcttttcctcatatTCGCAttatcctctctcctcttccgcgGTTACACGCCTATTCTTAACCCCATACCTAACTCATTCGTCCGGCGCGAGCGAACGCAGAACCCATATTCCTTATCTGGCTACAAAGGAAATACTATATCGATCCAGACCGTGCTTGATGCTGGCGCCAGATTTATCGCTGAATCAAGTGAACATTTCGATATCGTTGGCGCAAAAAGGGATCTTGGAATAGACATTGGAGGAAATTGGACTTTGCAAAGCTATGCCGATTACTTGGAAAATACCTGGCACGAGTTTCTCGTGCCTCAAGGATCTAATGCGGATCATCCTACGCTCCAAACTGTTATTTCATACACGTCCCTCTTGCCCCGAGaacaagagattgaaaCGGCTATTCCCAAACTCATTTACACTACCGACCTTTTAGAACCTCAACAGCTCCCTGAGCAGTTTCAATCTTGGATTACCCAAAATCCGGACTGGACCGCCATGTTTGTGGAAGACAAGCAAATTGACACTTGGCTGGAAAAAAGCTTGGGTTCAAAGGGGATTAAAAGTAAAGCGCAAGAGGAATTGTTGGCTTTGAAGGAAAAGTGGGGCGTGGTTCGCGCAGATTTATTCAG GTACCTTGTACTTTTGCTGAATGGTGGCATCTACACCGATACAGATACAGCTAGTGTCCTTCCCATCGCCCAGTGGGCCCGTAATCCCACCGTCGCTGCAATTGCTCCGCTCCTTACGGCTATCCCACAATTGATATCCATCATTCAAGATCCCTCTCAGTCACTTTTTTCAACCACTTCAACCTCTGAACCCTCGCTGGTTGTTGCGATTGAATCCGATGCGTTATCCACCGGAGCAAACTGGAGAGAACAGTCTTTCACTAGAGGTATTCAAATCGTCCAATGGACAATCATGGCCAACAGAGGACATCCCGTTCTGCTGGATGTGATCGGAATGACGCTGAGAAAATGTGAAGAAATAAGGCAGATGGAATTAAATAATGGTGAGGTtagaaaggaagatgtgaACATATTGGACTGGTCAGGTCCCGGTGCATT CACCGATGCTGTTTTTCGATACCTTCTCGTTCGTTACGGATTTCACCCAACCCAGGCGTCAGGTCTCAAGGAGCCATTAAAAGTCGGAGATGTGAT TATTATGCCCGTTCATTCTTTTAGAGCTGATGCTTCAGAAGGATTTCAAGGGGCCCATAAAGTGGTATGGCACGG ATtttttggaagatggaaaggcaAAACAGATAAATAA
- a CDS encoding 6-phosphogluconolactonase translates to MPPQPPAPPVFYSFPDTEVLVDSLANFVVKAQRDAVDKRGKFTIALSRGSLAANLRGLVGQQNVQWDKWEVFFVDEAAVPLEDEDSNYRSNYLSFLSHVPIPREQIHTIDVTQLDDLEELADQYEKQLVNHFAASNAARYPTFDLMLLGIGPDGETASLFPGHEILSEKDAWVSFIDDAPRGPARRITMTFPVLNHCYRAVFVATGKEKTEMLHTILDQPEAGLPCSRVRPASPGLVFWFADADAASATQYPPTTFRWIDNEKEAQEAVDAAKRRAAKKLAEADSEAEGLKTSV, encoded by the exons ATGCCCCCCCAGCCACCAGCACCCCCCGTCTTCTACAGCTTCCCGGACACAGAGGTCCTCGTTG ACTCACTTGCCAACTTCGTCGTCAAGGCTCAGCGGGATGCCGTTGATAAGCGAGGAAAATTCACAATCGCTCTCTCTCGTGGATCACTTGCAGCCAATTTGAGAGGATTGGTCGGACAGCAGAATGTACAGTGGGACAAGTG GGAGGTCTTTTTCGTCGATGAGGCCGCCGTCCCCCTTGAGGACGAAGATTCCAACTACCGTTCAAACTACCTTTCGTTCCTTTCCCATGTACCCATTCCTAGGGAGCAGATTCATACCATCGATGTCACCCAACTTGACGACCTGGAGGAGTTGGCAGACCAGTACGAGAAACAACTTGTCAACCACTTTGCTGCCTCAAACGCTGCAAGGTATCCTACTTTTGACCTGATGCTGCTGGGTATAGGCCCAGACGGTGAGACGGCGAGTCTATTCCCGGGGCATGAAATCCTGAGCGAGAAAGACGCATGGGTCAGCTTTATCGACGACGCGCCGCGAGGACCCGCAAGGAGAATCACTATGAC TTTCCCTGTCTTGAATCACTGCTATAGGGCTGTCTTCGTGGCTACcggcaaggagaagactGAGATGCTACATACCATTCTTGATCAGCCTGAAGCTGGACTTCCTTGCTCACGCGTCCGACCTGC CTCTCCCGGTCTTGTATTTTGGTTTGCTGATGCAGACGCCGCTTCTGCAACTCAATACCCTCCGACCACTTTCCGATGGATTGATAATGAGAAGGAAGCCCAAGAGGCAGTCGATGCTGCAAAGCGCAGGGCCGCCAAAAAACTGGCAGAGGCCGACAGTGAGGCGGAGGGACTTAAGACAAGTGTATAG
- a CDS encoding protein MPE1, with translation MSTVFYRWGAGRDESRVTFDGTHISVFDLKREIILNNKMGNGKDFDLSIYDNVTGEELKDDNQQIPRSSSLVARRLPPSLGKGRGTAADYIAGTAAAEALTGDHRVESHARQAMLDKNMTKGVRSAGGTYGSLSKRFDGKEEKPAEKVQVSTGDKDEDAKIQAILAQGAETWEQMQEDMSAGYRAPAARAARANKPSGSAVAGASQKYDFSLGPEKEPPVGYICYRCGQKGHWIQNCPENDDPAAAERKRFVRVTGIPRSFLKTVETPVGAEGSSGGAMLTADGGFVKAVPDQRQWQKQAAVKPRALTGADVRDQEPLEADLTCPLCKKLVWEAVRTPCCNTAFCEECVQTYLVDHDFECPHCESKVPSLDRLKPDEDLRKRSRIYVDHELQKNKDAKGENADADVKEEGENDKNSGDSEEGSLTPKEQSKNQILGADGQPLNSDLLDPHMIQNYLFGAKKMLLNPDLNPAARALLTTQMQTLQANLLQMQMMAMMNGMGMGVGLPLMGGQNNVGGGQNGIGMNGAIDNTMAMRGRPGFRGGFRGRGMATGQGFQRAPLGPAAQGGLGGGMMNRLNVPGKRGAEVEMGGETKHPRNGV, from the exons ATGTCGACAGTCTTTTATCGCTGGGGTGCAGGTCGAGATGAGTCCCGTGTGACTTTCGACGGCACTCACATCTCCGTGTTTGATctgaagagagagattaTCTTAAATAATAAGATGGGCAATGGCAAAGATTTCGACCTTAGCATCTACGATAATGTCACTGGAGAGG AACTCAAAGATGATAATCAGCAAATTCCTCGATCGTCCTCCCTCGTCGCTCGccgtcttcctccatctttggGAAAAGGTCGTGGTACTGCAGCAGATTATATTGCTGGTACGGCTGCAGCCGAAGCTCTCACAGGCGATCACCGTGTAGAATCCCACGCACGTCAAGCCATGCTCGACAAGAATATGACAAAAGGTGTTAGAAGTGCCGGAGGCACATACGGTAGCTTAAGCAAGAGAtttgatggaaaagaggagaagccTGCGGAAAAGGTTCAAGTGTCCACTGGCGATaaagacgaagatgccAAGATTCAAGCGATTTTGGCACAAGGTGCAGAGACGTGGGAGCAGATGCAGGAAGACATGTCAGC CGGCTATCGGGCCCCAGCAGCAAGGGCTGCACGAGCAAACAAGCCTTCCGGATCAGCAGTTGCCGGTGCTAGTCAGAAATATGACTTTAGCCTTGGACCCGAAAAGGAACCACCGGTCGGCTATATCTGTTATCGTTGTGGGCAGAAAGGGCATTGGATTCAAAATTGTCCCGAAAATGATGACCCTGCTGCCGCTGAGCGCAAGCGTTTTGTCCGAGTCACTGGTATTCCCAGGAGTTTCCTCAAGACTGTAGAAACACCTGTCGGAGCCGAAGGTTCTTCTGGCGGTGCTATGCTTACAGCCGACGGTGGATTTGTCAAGGCTGTACCAGATCAAAGGCAATGGCAAAAGCAAGCAGCGGTCAAGCCTCGCGCCCTGACTGGTGCGGATGTGAGAGATCAAGAACCCCTGGAGGCAGACTTAACCTGTCCATTATGTAAAAAATTGGTTTGGGAGGCTGTCAGAACGCCTTGCTGCAATACTGCTTTTTGTGAAGAATGTGTCCAGACGTATCTGGTGGATCACGATTTCGAATGCCCGCATTGCGAAAGCAAAGTTCCAAGTCTGGATAGACTGAAACCGGATGAGGATCTGCGCAAAAGATCCAGAATCTATGTGGACCACGAGTTACAAAAAAATAAAGATGCAAAGGGCGAGAATGCGGATGCGGatgtcaaggaggaaggtgaaaaTGATAAAAATTCTGGTGAT TCTGAGGAAGGTTCTTTAACACCTAAAGAACAATCCAAGAATCAGATTCTAGGCGCTGATGGTCAGCCACTTAATTCGGATCTACTCGATCCGCATATGATCCAGAACTATCTCTTTGGA gcgaagaagatgcttcTCAACCCTGACCTCAACCCTGCCGCCCGAGCACTGTTGACAACACAGATGCAGACTCTCCAGGCGAACTTGCTTCAAATGCAGATGATGGCCATGATGAACGGCATGGGCATGGGTGTTGGTTTACCCTTGATGGGAGGGCAAAATAACGTCGGAGGCGGTCAGAATGGAATAGGAATGAACGGAGCAATAGATAATACTATGGCCATGCGAGGGAGGCCAGGCTTCAGAGGGGGGttcagaggcagaggaatGGCCACTGGACAGGGATTTCAAAGAGCTCCTCTAGGACCTGCCGCTCAAGGTGGTTTGGGGGgggggatgatgaacagGCTCAATGTACCTGGCAAGAGAGGGGCAGAAGTAGagatgggaggagagacaAAGCATCCCAGAAATGGAGTATAA
- a CDS encoding mitochondrial FAD-linked sulfhydryl oxidase ERV1 has protein sequence MTTDIPTQPLKTTKQTHPDLPPGLILGPDGKPCKVCNSWQDWAKIKVKKKAASGGDDTEKKNVSGSGAAVGMAGFASMLAGAGASKAQSTNAPLNQMPERSNCPPDTAELGRSTWTFLHTTAAYYPIIAPPQTQSNMLNLLSSLSLLYPCSWCATDFQKDMRRHPPDVSGRESLMKWLCERHNEVNEKLGKEKFGCDIKNLDVRWKDGPDDGSCD, from the coding sequence ATGACGACAGACATCCCCACGCAACCCCTCAAAACCACTAAACAAACGCACCCCGATTTACCTCCGGGCCTCATCCTCGGCCCTGATGGCAAACCATGCAAAGTCTGCAACTCGTGGCAAGACTGGGCCAAGATCAAAGttaagaagaaggctgccAGTGGCGGGGATGAtacagagaagaaaaatgtTTCCGGGTCGGGGGCAGCAGTCGGCATGGCGGGATTCGCCAGCATGTTGGCTGGTGCAGGCGCCTCAAAAGCTCAGTCTACCAACGCACCGTTAAACCAAATGCCTGAGCGGTCAAATTGTCCGCCCGACACCGCAGAGCTTGGCCGGTCTACCTGGACTTTTCTCCATACTACCGCTGCCTATTATCCGATCATCGCCCCCCCACAAACCCAGTCTAATATGCTtaatctcctctcttcactctctttGCTTTATCCCTGCTCGTGGTGCGCCACGGACTTCCAAAAGGATATGCGTCGACATCCGCCCGATGTCAGTGGGAGAGAAAGTCTGATGAAATGGCTCTGTGAGAGACACAACGAGGTTAATGAAAAAttgggaaaagagaaattTGGATGCGATATCAAAAATTTAGATGTGAGATGGAAAGACGGACCGGACGATGGTAGCTGCGATTAA
- a CDS encoding di-trans, whose protein sequence is MHSLASILIHRLFSIATSVLLFLLSLGPIPQHVAFVMDGNRRYARELGQQVESGHAEGFNALRRTLEICLRLRIRAVSIYAFAIDNFSRSEKEVGALMNLAKQRLTELCQHGDLLEEYGVKIRFIGQLDLLPPDVLQAVRDMEAMTQGNKNGVLNVCCPYASRDEITTAMKESVQRAYEGDLAPSDITAKDVFDSLGVSKAINTVDKSLFVNPEEPEKLDILVRTSDVKRLSDFMMWQASAFSEKYRQVLTKYR, encoded by the exons ATGCACTCCCTcgcctccatcctcatacaccgcctcttctccatcgccACTTccgttcttctcttcctcctctccctcggACCCATCCCGCAACATGTCGCCTTCGTCATGGACGGCAATAGACGATATGCCAGAGAACTCGGTCAGCAAGTTGAGAGCGGCCATGCAGAAGGGTTTAATGCCCTCAGAAGA ACCCTTGAGATATGCCTACGATTGAGAATAAGAGCAGTGTCGATATACGCCTTTGCCATAGACAACTTTAGCAGGTCAGAAAAGGAAGTCGGTGCTTTGATGAATCTCGCCAAGCAACGTCTTACAGAGCTGTGTCAACATGG AGACCTACTGGAAGAGTATGGCGTCAAGATACGCTTTATAGGCCAACTTGACTTGCTGCCGCCAGATGTGCTCCAAGCCGTCCGTGACATGGAGGCTATGACCCAGGGTAACAAAAA TGGCGTATTGAACGTCTGCTGTCCGTACGCTTCCCGGGATGAGATCACCACTGCGATGAAGGAAAGTGTTCAGCGGGCATATGAGGGAGATCTTGCCCCGAG CGACATCACAGCCAAGGATGTGTTCGATTCGCTGGGAGTGTCCAAAGCAATCAACACTGTGGATAAGAGTTTATTTGTCAATCCCGAAGAGCCGGAAAAACTTGATATACTCGTCAGAACGTCAGATGTCAAAAGACTAAGCGATTTCATGATGTGGCAGGCGAGTGCTTTTTCAGAGAAATATAGACAGGTGCTAACTAAATACCGATAG